The proteins below come from a single Aegilops tauschii subsp. strangulata cultivar AL8/78 chromosome 6, Aet v6.0, whole genome shotgun sequence genomic window:
- the LOC123494466 gene encoding uncharacterized protein, producing MAAEHDGTAGGRRKKTVRSEVLGVYRLQRGKYRARIWDPSRRAMKNLGAFATAQEAARAYDAAAVGLHGAATALTYFRQHTAADGDGDAPLLHVDTDAKADAGDAPLRHVSCVGGDVVADGDGDAPLRHVSCVGGDVVADGDGDAPLRHFSCVGEDVGAVESCPGHDEAESAKERKAPLRPVARTVFRRVRRRPSGKCVAKIRCPKGGARRYLGGFSTAEEAARAYAASAVKLRGAIGLKKARAAGEVGFKGQAERKAAAAAAKSRSRSSSSSLPVFRGVRQTGGGKKYSARIWDPARRAKLFLGAFDTAEEAAGAYDAEAVRLRGAKAKTNLKQQPMARKKAAARTDTGTGTKFRGVHRKPSGKYAAQIRHAGENSRWLGLFGTAEDAARAYDAAAVKLHGVKAITNFKQPPMAAAAAAVDDGEESPMDHNDVPELRGATAKTNLNQPPVVAGSGDDGEESRMDLADSDFPEQPALDLFSGTITVDAQLDDVFADLPPLDLQQVDELLKDMEFANMMA from the coding sequence ATGGCGGCGGAGCACGACGGGACGGCCGgcggcaggaggaagaagacggtcCGGTCGGAGGTCCTCGGCGTCTACCGGCTGCAGCGCGGCAAGTACCGGGCGCGGATCTGGGACCCATCGCGGCGCGCCATGAAGAACCTCGGCGCCTTCGCCACCGCCCAGGAGGCCGCCAGGGCCtacgacgccgccgccgtcgggCTGCACGGCGCGGCCACGGCGCTCACCTACTTCCGCCAGCACACGGctgccgacggcgacggcgacgcgcCGCTCCTGCACGTCGACACGGACGCCAAGGCCGATGCCGGGGACGCGCCGCTCCGGCACGTCTCCTGCGTGGGCGGCGATGTCGTGGCCGATGGCGACGGCGACGCGCCGCTCCGGCACGTCTCCTGCGTGGGCGGCGATGTCGTGGCCGATGGCGACGGCGACGCGCCGCTCCGGCACTTCTCCTGCGTGGGCGAGGATGTCGGGGCCGTGGAGTCGTGCCCAGGCCATGATGAGGCGGAGAGCGCCAAGGAGAGGAAGGCGCCGCTCAGGCCGGTCGCCCGGACCGTGTTCCGCCGCGTGCGCAGGAGGCCGAGCGGCAAGTGTGTGGCGAAGATCAGGTGCCCAAAGGGGGGAGCTCGGAGGTACCTCGGCGGCTTCAGcaccgccgaggaggccgccagaGCCTACGCCGCGTCGGCGGTCAAGCTGCGCGGCGCGATCGGCCTGAAGAAGGCGCGCGCGGCGGGGGAGGTCGGCTTCAAAGGTCAGGCCGAaaggaaggcggcggcggcggcggctaagTCGAGGTCGAGGTCGAGCTCGAGCTCTCTGCCGGTGTTCCGCGGCGTGCGCCAGACAGGGGGCGGCAAGAAGTACTCTGCGCGCATCTGGGACCCGGCGCGGCGAGCGAAGCTGTTTCTCGGCGCCTTCGACACGGCCGAGGAGGCCGCCGGAGCGTACGACGCGGAGGCCGTCAGGCTGCGCGGCGCCAAGGCCAAAACCAACCTGAAGCAGCAGCCCATGGCGAGGAAGAAGGCGGCGGCAAGGACGGACACCGGGACCGGGACCAAGTTCCGCGGCGTGCACCGGAAGCCCAGCGGCAAGTACGCGGCGCAGATCAGGCACGCCGGTGAGAATTCTCGGTGGCTCGGCCTCTTCGGCACCGCCGAGGACGCCGCCAGAGCGTACGACGCCGCGGCCGTCAAGCTGCATGGCGTGAAGGCCATCACCAACTTCAAGCAACCACCCatggccgccgccgcagccgccgttGACGACGGCGAGGAGTCGCCCATGGACCACAACGACGTCCCGGAGCTGCGTGGCGCGACGGCCAAAACAAACCTCAACCAGCCACCCGTGGTCGCCGGCTCTGGTGATGACGGCGAGGAGTCGCGCATGGACCTCGCCGACAGCGACTTCCCCGAGCAGCCGGCGCTCGACCTCTTCTCGGGCACCATCACCGTAGACGCACAGCTCGACGATGTGTTCGCCGACCTGCCACCGTTGGATTTGCAGCAGGTGGACGAGCTCCTCAAGGACATGGAATTCGCCAATATGATGGCTTGA